The Girardinichthys multiradiatus isolate DD_20200921_A chromosome 23, DD_fGirMul_XY1, whole genome shotgun sequence DNA segment gccattggagaggcacagtgtcgtccaacaacgtgcagatagtccaatgcttagcaacaagtggtccaacatgcCTGTTCTACATGTCTAAAAGGAGCTCACAGTAAGTTCTTAAAATTTAACGTATGGGAAAACCAGCATTgcacaaaatcataaaaaaaatcaacaggtTTGAAACAATAAGACGTTCATCATTTGTATTGTgcattttatcattttgatGCATATTAAAAGGAACTGATATATTCACATCAAAAagccaaagaagaagaaaataaaaaaaattcctgTGCTATCTCTATGTATACACTGATTAGGCATAACATTTGGACCAGGGACGAGTaagaatatttagtaaaatatacAGGTAAGTAGTTTTGAGCTCATAGAGGTTTTGAGCTGCCTGGACAACTTTGCAGCTTGACTCAGTGTGACTTAGCTGCTATAAAGCCTGCAGAGGGCGCTGCCGAAGACGTAGCGTCAGACCAGCTGCCCCATCAGTCAGAGCCACTTCTGTCCACAATAGATGAGTCTTCATATCAGAAGATGACCAGGATGAGGCCCTTGGTCCACTAGGTGGTGCCAGCTGATAGGGCTGCCTTTTCCCTTGTGACCACTGTGGCAATCCTTTCAAATAAAACTATTTCAGTCCATCCATCTAAGCAATATTTCTGTGTTCCTCTGAATCGGATTTACACGTTTTTTCTTGCAGTGGTTAAACTGTGCTGTAATCTAATGCCACCACTTGATGGCACTGCTGGACTGTTAATGTAGAGGTGCCTGGTAAGGTAGACTGGGCTTGATAGTCCTACTTTCCACTCCACTGATTGTTTGCTATTCAAACATGCTAACCATTCCTCAATGAAATCAAAGCTAAAGCCTTAAAATTGGTACCCTGTTCATTTTTGTAATTAATCATATCAAATAGTAATTATACCCATCAAAGACACTGACACTTTgtgacaaagaaagaaagaaagaaagaaaagttacTGCAATTTAGAAAGGATAAACATTTATTCATAGTTTGCACTATGTAGCTTAATTTGCCACTTAGTAAGATACTGAAATTGCAAAATGACCAGCTATTTCATGTGTTCCTGATTGGTATTAATATTTGTTGTACTTTGAAGTAGTGCTCTTTCACAGCTAATTACTTCCagatactttcagctagaaactcCATTCAAAGTTTAAACGAGTCACAAGACATTAAGCTATCTTCAAATCATTCAGTTTTTTGATATTTCTCATGGTTTTTCTAAAATGGCGATTTAAGTTTTATGCAACTTTTCACAAGATTTAAATTTTACAAAGTAATCCAATGTCAGAATTCTCCAATTGTCACAGTGTGACTCAGTTGTTTAAAATTCACTGATTTTTCACATACAAATTGCTGTTGTTCTTCCAAATTTCACTCTACAGAAAtaatttatgcatcaaaatgtAGCTCTATCTTTCTGCTTTCAGGAAATATAAGTGTCATTGTCATaggttttatggttttctttaaaacactCCCTGAACGCAGGCATGTTACACCTCCTGACCCATTGGGATCAATACAAAATATAAGAAAGGGAGGACAGCGAATTTCAGTGAAAAGGGTCGTTTTCTAGTCGGCCAATCTCCTAAATGGCAGTATgtagagacatgagccttgtcAGTTTTTTACTTCAATGGGTTCTCTCACTCACTGTTCAAGAATTATTTTGGATACTAGATATTGCTAAATGTCTCATTCTGTCTTTCTGCCTGTCTTCTCTCTATCTGTGCCTCTCTGTCTTTTTGCTTCCTctatatgtatttttatgttgGCCATCAACTGTTCAACTGTTCACTGCCCTTAATCTTTCCCCATAAATGCGGACGTCTTTAAAACAAGGATTTTGAGACATTTCCATTTGTCAAAAATGACCTGAACCAGActtatgtaaataaaacatcttaaagTCTTCCAGAAAAGTTGTCAAAAAATTCCAAGTCATCCAATTATTACAACAAAATGTCTCAAAATCTAATTTTACTCTATTTTCCGTTCTCTTTTCATGCTAATTCCCTtcctaattatttttaatgtaacactgacacaaaaaaacagctaaTTTATTTTGACTGCAACATTTTTGAAGTTCACTGCTTCAATGATCAGATTTTCAAGAAAATACTGCTAGGTTTATAAAGTTTATTACTAAAACTCCAAATGATTACAAAGTGGTGTGAATATGAACTGACTCAACAGTAAATAATAAAACCAGCTCTTTTATTAAGGCAACTTCCTTTATTTCTTACAGTTGCCATCAAACAGACGGACTGACGCTTTCAGCCTCTTGGCCAGGATACCCTCCAAGGTCTCCAAGGGCATCTGCCTCACATCATAGCCTCCCACTAATGGCTTCGCTTTGGCATTAACAGGCACAATCTCCTGTCCACTGCTGGGATCATTTCTTCCCACGGCAGCATATGTAGGAAAGAACGGTTCCATATCCTCAGGAAGGTTAGATATGTATGAGGGGCAGCAGTAAGCAGACCACATGTACTCAGGAACAGACACTCTGTTATTGATCCAGTGTGTCTTGGACTCGTAAGGCATGACACCAGTGATTACGTACATTGACCCTTTGCAGAAGGCCTTGAATCTTTCCAACACCTCATTCTCCAGTTTGCACCAGGGGCCACAGTTGGATCCAACCTGCTGAGGGACGATGTTTGTCAGAGTAAAGGTGGCTTCTCTGTCTTCCTTCGTGCTCTGGTGAGAACTAGGATTGAGATGTCCTTTGGAGAAGCTTGAGCCCCTGTAGTCCTGGAGGACTGCTTGGCTTTCAATCACATTTTGATCAACAGTATCACTAAAAAGCTTCATTTCTCGACTGGCAGTGGAACTAGCCAGCTGAAAAAAGAACGCCAACGaattaattattaaatcaatcaatcaactgATTCATTTTACAAGCTACAACAAATTATGCAATACTCTCTTAGACTACAGAGATAATTGTATATTTGCACCTTAAATTGTTCAAAGGGTTCATACAGAATCCTTGGATACattaattaattatattttaattaaaagctgAGGATGAATCATCTAACATGTAAAATACTGTCGTAAATGTATTCTGTGTATGAGGCATTTGGGTGTAGAAGCAGAGGTGGGTAGAGAAGCCAAAAATTGTTCTCAAGTAGGACTAGGACTACTTCAACATGTTTTTACTCAAGGAGAAGTAAAATGTTGTCATCAAAAAATTACTCATGTaattgtaaaacattatttggtATAGAGGATACCAATGTACTGAGTACTTGAGTAgtacttttttctctttttaatcataaaatagaaataatattttaagaagcaATTAGCTCAGTACTGCTGTTCTGAAAGAGATAGGTGTGTGTTGACCACTGTCTGACTTATTTTACCTACCTGTGGTTCATACATCCACTTTGCTTCAGGCCGCTTTCCGTCTGCAAGACTCAGAATGTAGGCGGAGAACAAAGGGCTCCGATTCTGACCGTGGTACAGGGTGGCAAAACGATATCTGTTCTTGTAGAGCTGGCATATATGCTTGTGCCCCTCTGAGATACCTGTCGGAGTGGTTTTATTGTAAAAGAAGACAAGGCAATTGGAGAAATCATTGCTGACCTCTCCGTCGACCAGACCACCAAACCAGGCCAGGAAGAAGAGCAGGGCTGCTGAGGAGAACAGTAGAGGGTTCCTGTGAGACATCCTGTGGAATAAATTGGTTCAATGAGAGGAATCTGCTGAAGAGAGATGGAAGATCTACTGATAAGTTTCTTCTCAAAAAGTTCAGCTTTAAAATAATCGTTTGTTGTTTTTGCCTCAGACAGAGGCTTTATATACTGACAGCTGAAACCTTGCAAGTGACGTTTTGAACAACACCCTCTTTTTGCACAACTTCCCCTAACTAAACGGCAGAGCTCATGGAAAGTcctatgtttatattttttgctcAGTTTTCGAAACGTGTGATCATAGTAGCAGAAACTGATGTTAATTTCCTTGTAGCCATTAGATAATTTCTTGGTATAACCTAAGAAAGTGTTTTGTCTGGTCATGTCGGTCTGCAGAAACAGCACAAACTAACAATCTTGagatcaaaattaaataaaattattgttaAAGCTATAGGAACTGATTGATTTCTTTCTGACTTCTAAAGAGGTTGTTGTCTTGTTTTAGTCCATTTTACATGAAGGTTGTAATAGCTGTAATATTCAGAGCTTTCaatttatatatatagagagagaacCGCACTAGACATCAGAATATCTGTGTGTGCAATATCACAATCACAAATGACTGCTTGATTGCCATATTTGGTAGTATGTAATATATCTAAAGTGCCGTGCATTCACGATCTGCATGTCTATAAGATATGCAGCCAATTGGATGGTCTGTAATGACTCTTAAAGCCTACATCTGGTGTATTTCCTTATCGGCTGAGATGGTAAAGCTAACAGAGGGGTGGGGACTTCGTGTAagagtaaagaaagaaaactacCTGTAGAATGAGGATTAGTCATACCCGACGAGTCTTTATCACAGTTTTCAGTCATGGTATTACAATTAAATACTGTCCTGAAATCATTCAGCTCTACTTGAGAAATTTCAAAAAGGTAACGGGTTGCAAACTGTCGCTTTGATTACGAACTTCTCTAAAGTCTTTGTGGAAATCTACACATGGGTTTGTTGGTAGGAATTTATTAAAGAGGGTTTGATAATTGTGGCAATGCTATAAAACGTTCACACGTTATGATCCTGCTGCAGATCTTTGGTCACAAACTCTTTCTACATTCTTTCTGCTACTTGAAccgttatttttttcttaatattcTTCTCATTCAGTTTCAGGTATTAacgtttatacatttttatatacttaatgttttctaaaaaatatttttcttgtagGAAATTAATAACAAAAGCTTTCCCCATTTTCCAACAACTTATTCTCTTGAAACATCACTGGATCcacatactttcagctagaaaaaTCCTTCAAAGGTCAAACgggtagaaaaacattttgctgttaTTAAAAATTTCTGGTTTTTTGCCTTAAACTGGTTTCATAGAATCCCAGATTAAGGTTTATATAGCGTTgtgttaaatattgtttttaactgCCTAATGTTCATCTGAACACCTAAAATCCCCGTTTTTTTCTGCCAGACAAATTCCTCTGGCTGCCACACCTTTGACAATAAATGGCTTTGGTTTTCAAATGgctttagtttttaaatgtttctgctatttcatTACATTTCAGCAAATTGTCTGCAATTTAACTTCTTTCACTCAGTTTTCAGCTGAAGAATTCAGCTTACaccattcacactgcattttcacaGGAAATGCTAGATTTTCTAGTTTTAACTGTTAATTCCTGTTATTTGTTGTGTGAACAGTGTGAATCGCTGCTTAACTCTTCTTTtatgttggaagatttgtacagaAATTATGATTGTTTAGTTTAAGAAGGCTCTTTATTCTTATGATTTATcagtaaaagacattttcatttatttagtttggtgaactttCATAGTAGTGGTTTGAATACCtttcacatttatcttgagttttttataaactattaacagaattgtcatcttaCCTTaaagttgcatttgggtggttcctatgcagactgagcaggaactaGTGTGCATGCCGGGGTGTTCTAGGAAGAGGGCTGTTCGCACCCCAGCCAATCTTCGCGTCTTTGAGTGCCAGATGTGGACATGTgtgctgtatcagtatctgAATAGAACCAGTTTTAATCAGTAgaacttgtatttgtgaaactctGCGTGGTCACACTCACAatgctgtaacatgagtgttttttttcccctttctttaataaaaggctgtgcAAACAGGGCAGCGCCTCTGAGTAAGAAGGAAGTCAATGTGTAGTGGCgaactgtctctccctggccagccaaagataactttgactcacttgtgtcttcattgcgtaccatctctgagtttatcagtgtgtctaactcttAAATTTTACATTCAAATTAGTTGAATTTTCATTGAGTATATAAGcctaattcacaacaaatgctgtctcaaggcactttacaaaaaaagtcaattcaatgcTGTCATACAAACTGATTCTAAGTTCATTACATACTAAATCAATCCTACATGTGGGTGGGTGGTTGAGAGCAAGTGGAAAAACCTTAGCTAACTTTAATTGGGTCAGTACATGGAGTCTTCAATTGTGTGCCCATCTTGTCAACTATAATGGCAAAAAGGCCAACATGCTAAAGTGGTATAGTTGTTAAAACAAAGAACTATTAATTTATTGAAGAAAAAGATTGATATTTAAGCCCAGTTGCCATAAACATGCCAAGTCATCCAATTATTACAACAAAATGTCTCAAAATCTAATTTTTGCTCTATTTTCCATTCTCTTTTCATGCTAATTCCCTtcctaattatttttaatgtaacactgacacagaataaaaaaacagttaatttattttgactGCAACATTTTTGAAGTTCACTGCTTCAATGATCAGATTTTCAAGAAAAAACTGCTAGGTTTATAAAGTTTATTACTAAAACTCCAAATGATTACAAAGTGGTGTGAATATGAACTGACTCAACAGTAAATAATAAAACCAGCTCTTTTATTAAGGCAACTTCCTTTATTTCTTACAGTTGCCATCAAACAGACTGACTGACGCTTTCAGCCTCTTGGCCAGGATACCCTCCAAGGTCTCCAAGGGCATCTGCCTCACATCATAGCCTCGCACTGATGGCTTCACTTTGGCATTAACAGGCACAATCTCCTGTCCACTGCTGGGATCATTTCTTCCCACGGCAGCATATGTAGGAAAGATCGGTTTCATATCCTTATGAAGCTTAGATACGTATGAGGGGCAGCAGTAAGCAGACCACATGTACTCAGGAACAGACACTCTGTTATTGATCCAGTGTGTCTCGGACTCGTAAGGCATGACACCAGTGATTACGTACATTGGCCCTTTGCAGAAGGTCTTGAATCTTTTCAACACCTCATTCTCCAGTTCGCTCCAGGGGCCACAGTTGGATCCATCCCGCTGAGGGACGATGTTTGTCAGAGTAAAGGTGGCTTCTCTGTCTTCCTTCGTGCTCTGGTGAGAACTAGGATTGAGGTGTCCTTTGGAGAAGCTTGAGTCCTTGTAGTCCTGAAGAACCGCTTGGCTTTCAATCACATTCTGATCAACAGGATCACTAAAAAGTTTCATTTCGCGACTGGCAGTGGAACTAGCCAGCTGAAAAAAGAACGCCAACAAATGAATTATTAAATCAATCACTCAACTGATTCATTTTACAAGCTACAACAAATTATGCAATACTCTCTTAGACTACAGAGATAATTGTATATTTGCACCTTAAATTGTTCAAAGGGTTCATACAGAATCCTTGGATACattaattaattatattttaattaaaagctgAGGATGAATTATctaacaagatggcgccgcagatggtcgcctcggcgtgttggtgcacattgttttgttttgttttttgctttaaaacggtcttctgtgatggtacccggagctctctcaccagagaagaactcatgaacatcagggctactacaccagaggagttatttccaacatttctacctactgctctggaatatttggacattctggtcaaaggttccgctcacctttgttcacgcggtgaaacgccggaagagagggaaacgggctggggtgctggtacgacttcgccagcgtggactacgaacaccgttacctggaatatttctctctaacgtgcgctcacttcccaacaaaatggaggaactacaactgttgttggggaaaaacaggaacTTTTATTCATCgacagttttgtgcttcacggaaacgtggctgtgtggattaataccggactctgcgctgcagctggcaggattccagctctacagagcggacagagagtaaagaaagaaaattacctgTAGAATGAGGATTAATCATACCCGACGAGTCTTAAAAAAGGTAACAGGTTGCAAACTGTCGCTTTGATTACGAACTTCTCTAAAGTCTTTGTGGAAATCTACACATGGGTTTGTTGGTAGGAATTTATTAAAGAGGGTTTGATAATTGTGGCAATGCTATAAAACGTTCACACGTTATGATCCTGCTGCAGATCTTTGGTCACAAACTCTTTCTACATTCTTTCTGCTACTTGaaccattatttttttcttaatattcTTCTCATTCAGTTTCAGGTATTAacgtttatacatttttatatatttaactttttctaaaaaatatttttcttgtagGAAATTAATAACAAAAGCTTTCCATGTTTTCCAACAActtgttttgaactttttcagcAGGTTTAGGATGATTTTAACCATTCAATGCTTGTTCTCGTTTTTACAATGAAATCTGGATTTCTGCTtcattgtagttttttttagctGATCTGATCTCATCGGTTCTTCACAGGAAATGCAATTTTTGTTGTTATCAATGGTTTCATCATGAGTCATGACACAATGACACATTTCATtggctgtttttgtttctctttctgtATTTCACTGGTTTCTGTGTAATTATGAACCTTCTTTCACAGAAACTAAGTCGGTTTAGTTAACCAGAAAactgtcacgatgtggttttggatcggaccaaagtacagacaagagctcggcaggatcatctttgtaattcaaagatttatttacaaggtcaaaaaaacgtagcaaaaacactgcaggaaacAAACCAGAGCCTAGATACAAAGCttacaaaaatcactgcaggtttcccaaggcaaggcaaggtaatgcaagaaacaaagcataatcatggacgagaacgaggtgtgacgaacacaaggaaccagcaacaaacaatggcacaaaaccaactaatatactgagggataacaaagggcaggtaatcagagaaaacagggaacaggtgtgacaaggaggcaggaacaggtgaaacacatacaaaggctgaggatgggcaaagtaactaataaacaataaacagaaacacagaccaagaaaacctatagacaaagataaataatcaaatggggaataagaaaactagaataataacgactaaagtaaacagagaaactagagggaacataggaacaataataacaacctgagaacaaacaaagaacccataaagaaaacctgaatacaaaagtaaataaacctaaccacactgactgaattaactggaaaggaaacagaaaaataaactagtaaacaagaagagggcaaaaggaacaaataataaaacacaattaaacataaagatactaaagagaaataaaactacagaatccagggaagaccaagaactataataattacaataataataataataataataatccataccaagtaataagaaaacaaccataaaagaacttaagaagtaaacactaggaggcagaagagggagaaaagaaaacatgatacaaaaaccaaaatagaaaaatctaagcaaaaggtaaacaaacacaaagccacaaacaaagtccaaaaatgtcactccgtgacaaaaACGTTTGCGTTTACAGATTTCAGTTAAGCGGCTGTGGCAACATTTACTTTGAATCTGTGAGAAGGTGAACCCTAAATTTATATTTGCTTTAATTTGTCACAGACTTAGCTTTAGGGCAGCGGTAGTCAGTTGGAAGAGCACAGTTTGGGTTAAGGTTATATTAGAATAGTTTAAAGTTGTTGATTCAATTCCAGGTCCCTAAAGCACATGTCAAAGAGGTTTTGGGCAAGACACTGAACGCCAGGTTACCAACCAACCTACATTTTAGTGTATAAATGCGTGAGCAGAAAGATGAAAATTTCTAATAGTGTAAATGTGCTTTGATTGGTCAGTGTGATGAGAAAAGAGTTGTATAGCTTTAAACAATCTGCCAAAAAGGAAAAGGTATATTATATTTTTAGATTGCAAACAAATCTACACATGTATTATGTACACATATCTTTAAGATAAATTTGTAACTATGATGTTCATTTCTAATAGTCCTGTTTAAACTAACTTgtttgaaaaacatgaaattgaatTTAGGAGCATATTGGGTACATAATACTGCATTTATGTGAATACCGCATCTCTGATATTCATGTTGTTATAAATTAGATCTTTTTAGCTTGatctttttcattattttcttatttattagGCAGCAAGTGTGTCTTTGATTTGAAGCgtggcatttgtatttagtttgcACTGTTCATAATTTAGCTATTATATTCAAAACCTCGCCACTTTCCAGTCTATATTTCGCCATTAtagtttacaaaataaaaacataaaaagccgTTTTACCTTACATCAGAAAACATTAATTGTGCAATTATGTTTTTGCATTAATTTGATGCTTTTGCTTTCAAAATTGGACAACTGTTCactgttttagaaaaaaatgtcacatttttacAATCCATTatctctaaataaaaatatactttttatttctGCCTTAAACTGCTAAATGTATACCGAAATGTGAAACTTTTGTTTGATGGTTTAATAATTTTTCCATAACATCCCTGAATCACCAGCCGTCATTGAAAAGTTCtgcattgatttctttttcTGGTCATTTTTTATATGACAAGTTCTTATATTTGTTTCTTCTCTACTCCTCTATATCAGATCTTCTGGTCTGTTACTGGGTCGTTTTCATTCAATATGTATGTAAGATCTAACCTATACATTATTTACGGGGTCTTGAAACGTCTTTAAAAAACTTTACCAGTTTTTAGCATTATGAAATCCTCTGGGAACAttgttttgggtttgttttctaTGCTTACAGAACCTAATAACACCTTATCTCGTTTTTAATAATGTAATCTACCCagtttgaaacatttatttgaagtgtTGTATTCTATAACATTTGGCTGATGTTTGCAGCAAATTGGATTAATTATTGTATGATGGCTCAAACGGGGCtctcttgaaaataaaaacttgtcTGTCAACGGGGCTGACCcgtattaataaaggttatgaatgaatgaataaaatgaatCAACACTTTCCGTTActgtttacaaaaatgttttaacctaATTTATCCTTTTGAAAAGGATAAGGACATTTGAAGTATTGCAACTATTATAGCCTTTTAGGTCCAGCGTTGACATTCTGTTCAGATTATTAATTGCGACGCAAGACAAAAACCAAAACcgtttggaaaaaataaagagctgGTTGTAGGGTGCATCATCGCCATCTAGTGGGTTATCCGTGGAAACACACTTAACACCATTACGATGCAGTAACAGGATCAAGGTTCAAGGATCAAGTCATTATGTTTTACCTAGTCATAAATGATGATATAGAAATGGTAAATAGATTTGACAGAGTTTTTAACATAGATGAAATAAACCAACCTCTTACAGGCTTACAGCtactttcctccatcttcttcacTTTACAGTATTGGTCATCCTGACTCAGGGGCTTTTCACAGCTCAGGTCGGAAATCTGTGAAAGGGACAGCTATCTGTTTTGGGCTAgacaaatctagcctttatggaagagtggtagAAGAAGGCCATTACAGGAagaaaattcattttaaaaccagCTTGAAGTTTGACACTATCGGGGACATAGTGAACCTGTGGAggaaggtgatctggtcagatgagaatgttttttttacttttggccGATATGCAAAACATGTAAAAGACATGAGATTGGGGCTTAGGTTattcttccagcaggaaaataaCCCCAAATATACACCAGCGCTACAGCATATTCATGAATaggaatggtccagtcaaagtccaaacctaaaccaaataaaaattatgttgcaagacttgaaaacagaTGTTCACTGACGCTCCACATCGATGTGAATGAGcccgagtttttttttttttcttttctttttttgaaaaaaagaaagtactAAGATTTCAGTGTCTAGATGTAAGAAGCTGGTAGAGGGATACTGCAAATCGCAGAGAAACCTGGTTCTACACCGCGTTGACTCGGGTGGGGCTTAATACGAACTCACGTCACTCTGTATCTATATTCTTTCCACGTCATAAGTTGGTCAATCACACAAATCAGctgaaacctgtttaaaatacttttaagttTGTGATGGTTgtgatgcaaaaaaatatttaaaaaaaaagttaaaggacTGAGAATACCTTTACAAAGCACTGTATACCACTAGCTTTTAATTTTTGTCTGTCTCTttgtatttgttcttttttttattcttagaaATCTTCTCAAAGCGCTGGGGGCTAAAGTCGTGCGCCTCTTGGTTGATCCTCTCCATTGCGCAGCAGTTCTGAGCCTGTTGCAGCACGCCTTCCGTCCTCCTTCTGAAAACATTGGCTCTGCCT contains these protein-coding regions:
- the LOC124860683 gene encoding endonuclease domain-containing 1 protein-like, with protein sequence MKLFSDPVDQNVIESQAVLQDYKDSSFSKGHLNPSSHQSTKEDREATFTLTNIVPQRDGSNCGPWSELENEVLKRFKTFCKGPMYVITGVMPYESETHWINNRVSVPEYMWSAYCCPSYVSKLHKDMKPIFPTYAAVGRNDPSSGQEIVPVNAKVKPSVRGYDVRQMPLETLEGILAKRLKASVSLFDGNCKK
- the LOC124860678 gene encoding endonuclease domain-containing 1 protein-like gives rise to the protein MSHRNPLLFSSAALLFFLAWFGGLVDGEVSNDFSNCLVFFYNKTTPTGISEGHKHICQLYKNRYRFATLYHGQNRSPLFSAYILSLADGKRPEAKWMYEPQLASSTASREMKLFSDTVDQNVIESQAVLQDYRGSSFSKGHLNPSSHQSTKEDREATFTLTNIVPQQVGSNCGPWCKLENEVLERFKAFCKGSMYVITGVMPYESKTHWINNRVSVPEYMWSAYCCPSYISNLPEDMEPFFPTYAAVGRNDPSSGQEIVPVNAKAKPLVGGYDVRQMPLETLEGILAKRLKASVRLFDGNCKK